AAATATACAACGCTTTGACCGCTATGCCCAACGCGGAGTTGCTGCTCAAGCTACGTGTACCGGTGCCGGTACTGGTCCGTTTTCGCAAGTCGAAGAAGAGGCTCGATTCGGTAGTGGACTCAATGATTGCGCGTAAACAGGCAGAGATAGCAAAAGCGAACGCAAAGAACCGCGCTATTGGAGGCGACTTGCTCTCAATGCTCATTGCTGCTCGCGATGAAGAAGCCGGTAGCAATAGTCTCAACGCCAGCATCAAAACCGGACTCTCTGCATCTGAACTTCGCGATGAAGTGCTCACAATCTTTCTCGCCGGATACGAGACTGTAGCCAATGCGCTTTCGTGGACATGGTTACTGCTCGGCCAAAATCCCGAATCAGAGGCGCGCCTGCACGCTGAACTCGATACGGTGCTCCAGGACTCCTCAGGGCAGCCCCGCTTGCCCACGCTTGAAGACTATCCGCGACTGCCATATACCGAGATGGTGGTGGCGGAGGCCATGCGACTCTATCCGCCAGCATGGGCGATGGGGCGGCAGGCTACGCAGGATATCGAAATTGGCCCCTATCGCATCCCTCGCGGAAGCTTCGTTTTCTTCAGTCAATATATCGTTCAACGTAACCCGAAATATTTCCCGGATCCGCTTGAATTTAGGCCTGAGCGCTTTACTGCAGAGGCCAAAGCATCGCGTCCAAAATTCGCTTACTTCCCTTTCGGCGGCGGCGGACGCCAATGCATCGGCGAATCCTTTGCATGGATGGAAGCAGTGCTCGTACTTGCCACACTGGCTCAACGCTGGCGCTTGCGCATCGTCGAGAACCAGCCAATCGAGTTACAGCCAAAGATAACTCTTCGACCAAAATTTGGCATACAAGTTATCCCGGAACTTCGCAGATGAATTCGCGATTCAATGAGGAGTGTACTTGCTCGATATGGCCGCAGATGACTACACTCGGTGAGCATTCTGACTGACATCTGGAAGGGATCGGAAAGACAATGGATAAGAGGCAATTCTTGAAAACTTCGAGTGCAATCGCGACCGGTGCTCTGCTTTCGCGCGTGGCCAACGCAGACACAGCCTCATCCACGGAGCCAACTGCCCACGAAACAAACTGGGCCGGTAATCTTCGCTATCATGCCGATCATCTCTTCGCCCCCAGGAATGTCGATGAGGTGCAGCAGACGGTGCGCAAATGCGCCAAACTACGCGCGCTTGGTTCACGACACTCGTTCAACACGATTGCCGATAGTCAATCGAATCAAATCTCG
This DNA window, taken from Acidicapsa ligni, encodes the following:
- a CDS encoding cytochrome P450; this translates as MPLKDIPTTSNPAVIAKGKYRFPPGLRWNLPFYFLRRFFRPGNPILLFEYLSKFGRAAHYRLFWHHILLLNDPSDIREVLVDKAQFFIKERTQKRMKILLGEGLITSDGETHKRHRRIAAPAFHRQRIQAYAETIVSHAAAMRTQWSNGKQFDAASEMMRLALQITARTLFDTEVTAEIHTINDEANAVMEIYNALTAMPNAELLLKLRVPVPVLVRFRKSKKRLDSVVDSMIARKQAEIAKANAKNRAIGGDLLSMLIAARDEEAGSNSLNASIKTGLSASELRDEVLTIFLAGYETVANALSWTWLLLGQNPESEARLHAELDTVLQDSSGQPRLPTLEDYPRLPYTEMVVAEAMRLYPPAWAMGRQATQDIEIGPYRIPRGSFVFFSQYIVQRNPKYFPDPLEFRPERFTAEAKASRPKFAYFPFGGGGRQCIGESFAWMEAVLVLATLAQRWRLRIVENQPIELQPKITLRPKFGIQVIPELRR